Sequence from the Brachionichthys hirsutus isolate HB-005 chromosome 21, CSIRO-AGI_Bhir_v1, whole genome shotgun sequence genome:
ccgagaaccagaaccagggtTCGACCTGCAATAGAGAAGAcgatggaaatgaaaatgtcagaagaGACCAAGCCAAACCTCCAGAATCTCTTGCCACCCTGGAGAAACTTGCCCAGGCTACGGGTGGGACGGAAAAGTCCTGGTACCGCTGCGTGTTCCCATTTGGCGTGATATCCCTGGTGATTGGAATGGCGGGCACCGGAGTGACTTTGACCTTtaacacacagctgcagaccAAAGTGGTGTCAGTGGGGCTGCTGTGCACCGGCGCGATGATGCTGCTCGTGGCAGCTGTCTGCTGGAGGGCACACAgattgaggaagaggaaaaagaaggaaggaGGATTCTTCACCAATGACCAGGGCGCTTTGTGACGGAGGCTGTCTTAAAGTCGGGTGATTGATAGTCAGAGCAGAGCACTTCAAGGACTTTTTGAATGCAAAACGAGACTCAATAGGACGAACAAAATGTAGGCACCATCAGTGTTTTTCCTCTATGCACCATGCCAGAGTGAAGAAGAGGGTAGTGTTGAATAGTGGAAACAAACAATAGAGCCCCCCTACTTTTATCCTGTTCTTTACTATTATAGATTTACTTGTAGATCCAGAGATTAGACAACACACCGATAAATAATCCCATGCCTGCACACTCTTTTCAA
This genomic interval carries:
- the LOC137910332 gene encoding transmembrane protein 100-like, which codes for MGCSSGRQPPAPVLHPDLDCITLPQDSENQNQGSTCNREDDGNENVRRDQAKPPESLATLEKLAQATGGTEKSWYRCVFPFGVISLVIGMAGTGVTLTFNTQLQTKVVSVGLLCTGAMMLLVAAVCWRAHRLRKRKKKEGGFFTNDQGAL